One genomic window of Xanthobacter dioxanivorans includes the following:
- a CDS encoding ubiquinone biosynthesis hydroxylase — translation MASLNAPHPEFAPGAAATAAAARADVAIVGGGLAGLSLALALRQGLGPDADIVLFDPALAKPTIEDGRASAIAAGARRLLTTLGAWERISREAEPIRSMVVTDSRTKDVARPTFLTFDGGLEDGALEPGEAFAYMVPNAALQHALVDCARAAGIDLRAEAVDAFAADRSGVSLSSASGAPLRAQLLVACDGARSRIRAMAGIANVSWGYGQSGITFTVEHERPHEGRAEEHFLPAGPFATLPLPGNRSSIVWTERTADAERLVALPPVLFQEELEQRFGHRLGWVKPVSKPRPYPLGFAMARTFIGERLALVGDAAHLIHPIAGQGLNMGLRDVAALAEAVTDAARVGLDFAAPSVLERYQRWRRFDTLAMGVATDGLNRLFSNHSDALRAVRDVGLGLVDRLPRLKGLFIRDAAGLTGAVPKLLRGEAL, via the coding sequence ATGGCCTCCCTGAATGCGCCCCACCCGGAATTCGCACCGGGCGCCGCCGCCACGGCGGCGGCCGCGCGGGCGGATGTCGCCATCGTCGGCGGCGGCCTCGCCGGGCTCAGCCTCGCCCTCGCCCTGCGCCAGGGCCTCGGGCCGGACGCGGACATCGTGCTGTTCGATCCGGCCCTGGCGAAGCCGACCATCGAAGACGGGCGGGCCTCGGCCATCGCCGCCGGGGCGCGGCGGCTGCTGACCACCCTGGGCGCCTGGGAGCGGATCAGCCGGGAGGCGGAGCCGATCCGGTCCATGGTGGTCACCGACAGCCGCACCAAGGACGTGGCGCGGCCCACCTTCCTCACCTTCGACGGCGGACTGGAGGACGGTGCCCTGGAGCCGGGCGAGGCCTTCGCCTACATGGTGCCCAACGCCGCCCTGCAGCATGCCCTCGTCGATTGCGCGCGGGCGGCGGGCATCGACCTGCGCGCCGAGGCGGTGGATGCGTTTGCCGCCGACCGCAGCGGCGTGAGCCTTTCGAGCGCCTCGGGCGCGCCGCTGCGCGCGCAGCTCCTCGTCGCCTGCGACGGGGCCCGCTCGCGCATCCGCGCCATGGCCGGCATCGCCAACGTCTCGTGGGGCTACGGCCAGAGCGGCATCACCTTCACGGTGGAGCACGAGCGTCCGCACGAGGGCCGCGCCGAGGAGCACTTCCTGCCCGCCGGCCCCTTCGCCACCCTGCCTTTGCCCGGCAACCGCAGCTCCATCGTCTGGACCGAGCGCACGGCGGATGCCGAGCGGCTGGTGGCGCTGCCCCCGGTCCTGTTCCAGGAGGAGCTGGAGCAGCGCTTCGGCCACCGGCTGGGCTGGGTGAAGCCGGTGTCGAAGCCGCGCCCCTATCCCCTCGGCTTCGCCATGGCCCGCACCTTCATCGGCGAGCGCCTCGCCCTGGTGGGCGACGCGGCCCACCTGATCCACCCCATCGCCGGGCAGGGCCTCAACATGGGCCTGCGCGACGTGGCGGCGCTGGCCGAGGCGGTGACCGACGCGGCGCGGGTCGGGCTCGATTTCGCCGCCCCCTCGGTGCTGGAGCGCTACCAGCGCTGGCGGCGGTTCGACACCCTGGCCATGGGCGTGGCGACGGACGGGCTCAACCGCCTGTTTTCCAACCACTCCGACGCGCTCCGGGCGGTGCGCGACGTGGGGCTCGGCCTGGTGGACCGCCTGCCGCGCCTCAAGGGCCTGTTCATCCGCGACGCGGCGGGCCTCACCGGCGCGGTGCCCAAGCTGCTCCGCGGCGAGGCGCTCTAG